The Rhodopirellula bahusiensis genome includes a window with the following:
- a CDS encoding DUF11 domain-containing protein, whose protein sequence is MRFPSRKSRTDSRSTTGKNRGRRRLLLESLENRRLLAVASDLVTIRGQVTDSFIGGDFEDVALDLFRDDGDGVFEPDADDVEVNMAMADPSGNYQFTGVTAGSYFVFQPAQTVNGRSLQQQISPLITVNSTQVAGQAFQTIDSFQTTQSVEDTVTDGTPVTSTQAAAEAIGGSRDLIVDKTQGGTGDIGTIEIGVNQAVSPNLLSFDANGFADGSRSVIWDGAGDDAATVDDDGLGAIDLTSGGSATGLRFVIGSVTSGTAVIRLYSDDGIAGSQTLVSEATLTIPALPTQPTSVEYIPFSDFQAVSGSGADLTQIGAIELEVSGGPDYDAIADLLGTVGPTIIVQNIDNAGEADLELTKTLITTEPTLNENVVFDVVVTNNGPDPATGIVVTDRIPAGIINTTGSASTGTFTPGTGLWTIPSLAVGATATLRLTGQLDSLDSQTNVAEITAAEQLDTDSPRDNNVLADDDQDAATVTATRVDLQLSKAVSDSQPNVGDEITFTLTLQNSSLDTATDATLSTATGILVEDRLPAGLTLIGNTPSAGTSFNTSTNRWSISSLDVGGLATLELVARVDQAGDFTNVAEVLAVAQTDRDSTPNNDLIDEDDQDEVLIQTPVADLSLTKTVSNESPTVGENVTFTITVDNEGPNNATGVQVQDRLPAGLTYISDVTSSGTYDSDTGLWIVGDVTAPNPGNPIPAMPTLQIIARVDSLGIKTNSATITASDQSDPDSTPGAGASTEDDTDSATLTPNAIDLQLTKTVTPTRPEPGDSITYTITLSNAESSAAIPITTATNIQVTDLLPAGLILQDAQVTDGTHVDATGTWTVDSLAAGASETLTLTSILDPGRSDLFASITNTAEVTQAAQFDPDSTPDNQDASEDDQASSVITPAQADLSLTKTVDNANADVGENVTFTITARHDSGDPSGQFIVLDSLPAGLQFVEATASIGTYDETTGHWTVPELDADSGTAAPSFATLEIVATTLSRGTLTNSAEIIQATLPDPDSTPGNGLIDEDDQAEASLQAEQIDLELFKTVDNLTPRLGETIQYEIVVRNEGLDTATGVIVEENLPVGLTFIDATPTTGSFNSSSGLWTVGELAPSGTATLIINASVNNNVTADSPTITNRTEVIAAGQVDSDSTPDNNEPTEDDQASVTARVEFIDLSLEKTVDNPAPNVGDRVAFTITLTNDGETATTRDTATNIVVRDLLPAGMTYESNSLSDGSYDSDTGEWTIDSLADDATATLTLFAIVDQVGTQTNTAEVASVDQDDIDSAPDNNVAAEDDQASASITTPVIDLSLTQTASPQRPAINGEVTFTLTLRNDGPDDATGIIVRDSLPDGYTFTSSSPAGAFNSASGLWTVGDLASGEETTLELTGTIGDVETLENRAEVIAADQADQDSVPDSGLDDGEDDTAAAIVTLASADLSLTKTVDNASPNFGDAVTFTITVRNSGPDPATGIRVRDFLPDGMDLTDQTTSDGTYSAVTEIWMIDEIASGQTATLTLTANVNSESLQTNVAEIMASDQRDPDSTPGNGDADPAEDDRASVDVQAQLIDLALSKTVDGTRFDLDDPVEFELTVSNTGPTTATNVEIADSLPAGLIFVSSSTDDGGYNPQSGTWSIPSIPSNESVTLTLNASVNQDAVTDDILRDGITNFAEVISADQPDRNSVFGNGDVNEDDADSAILMIARADLSLSKSVDISNPNRGDTIQYLVTVTNANNDPATNVVIRDILPGSLNFQDATPTQGTFDAQTGLWTLTQLDPNQSATLQINAFVEQSGAVTNVAEIIESDQIDPDSTPGNADGDEDDLASVEVTPQVVDVSVTAAVDNLEPEVDDIITITLTAANADSVSDATGVVIESLLPDGLTLAPPASPQQGSYDPATGQWNIGPLASGASVQLVLTARVDTRGLKTLNAEVTQTDQFDVDSVPGNGDPDEDDQIALEIRAPRVLSKRLFLSR, encoded by the coding sequence ATGAGATTCCCCAGTCGCAAATCACGGACAGATTCCCGTTCAACAACTGGAAAGAACCGAGGACGGCGTCGATTGCTGCTGGAATCACTCGAAAATCGACGGTTGTTGGCGGTGGCTTCCGATTTGGTCACGATTCGGGGGCAGGTCACGGACAGCTTCATCGGGGGTGACTTTGAGGACGTCGCGTTGGACTTGTTCCGCGACGATGGCGACGGCGTGTTCGAGCCAGACGCTGACGACGTCGAAGTCAACATGGCCATGGCGGACCCCAGCGGGAACTACCAGTTCACTGGCGTGACCGCCGGTTCGTACTTCGTTTTCCAGCCCGCACAAACGGTCAACGGTCGTTCGCTACAACAACAGATCTCGCCGTTGATCACAGTGAACTCGACGCAAGTCGCCGGGCAAGCCTTCCAAACAATTGACTCATTTCAGACCACTCAAAGCGTCGAAGACACGGTCACCGACGGGACGCCGGTGACGTCCACTCAAGCCGCCGCTGAAGCCATCGGTGGCTCACGTGATTTGATTGTCGATAAAACGCAAGGTGGCACGGGCGACATCGGCACGATTGAGATCGGCGTCAACCAAGCGGTCTCACCCAACTTGCTCAGCTTCGACGCCAACGGGTTCGCCGACGGAAGCCGCTCGGTCATCTGGGACGGCGCGGGTGACGACGCCGCGACCGTTGACGACGATGGCTTGGGAGCGATCGATCTGACCAGCGGTGGTTCCGCGACCGGTCTGCGATTTGTCATCGGTTCAGTCACCAGCGGAACGGCTGTGATCCGGCTGTACAGCGACGATGGAATCGCGGGCAGCCAAACTCTGGTCAGTGAAGCCACTCTGACCATTCCCGCTCTGCCAACGCAGCCCACCTCGGTGGAATACATCCCATTCAGCGACTTCCAAGCAGTCAGCGGAAGCGGCGCGGACCTGACCCAAATCGGTGCGATTGAACTCGAAGTCAGTGGCGGCCCCGACTACGACGCGATCGCCGACCTGCTCGGCACCGTCGGCCCGACCATCATCGTCCAGAACATCGACAACGCTGGCGAAGCGGACTTGGAATTGACCAAGACCCTGATCACCACGGAACCAACGTTGAACGAGAACGTCGTGTTCGATGTCGTGGTCACCAACAACGGGCCTGATCCAGCAACCGGCATCGTCGTGACCGATCGAATTCCAGCGGGAATCATCAACACCACCGGTTCTGCCTCCACAGGAACCTTCACGCCCGGAACGGGACTTTGGACGATCCCAAGTCTGGCCGTGGGTGCTACAGCAACCCTGCGACTGACAGGACAACTGGACAGCTTGGATTCACAAACCAACGTCGCGGAAATCACGGCCGCCGAACAGCTCGACACGGACAGCCCTCGCGACAACAACGTGCTGGCTGACGACGATCAAGACGCCGCGACCGTGACCGCGACGCGAGTTGATTTGCAATTGTCCAAAGCGGTTTCCGACAGCCAGCCAAACGTTGGCGACGAGATCACGTTCACGCTGACGCTGCAAAACTCATCGCTCGACACCGCCACCGACGCGACGCTCAGCACAGCGACAGGCATCCTGGTGGAAGACCGCTTGCCCGCGGGATTGACGCTGATTGGCAACACGCCCAGCGCTGGAACTTCGTTCAACACGTCAACGAATCGCTGGTCGATCTCATCGCTCGACGTCGGCGGACTGGCAACATTGGAACTGGTCGCTCGCGTTGACCAAGCCGGTGACTTCACCAATGTGGCAGAAGTCTTGGCGGTCGCCCAAACGGATCGCGACAGCACACCCAATAACGACTTGATCGATGAAGACGACCAAGACGAAGTCCTCATCCAAACACCGGTCGCTGACCTCTCGCTGACGAAAACGGTTTCCAACGAGTCGCCCACGGTCGGCGAGAACGTGACCTTCACAATCACGGTCGACAACGAAGGGCCCAACAACGCGACAGGTGTTCAAGTTCAAGATCGCCTGCCAGCCGGATTGACTTACATCAGCGATGTGACCTCGTCAGGAACTTACGATTCAGACACGGGGCTTTGGATAGTCGGCGATGTGACCGCTCCCAACCCAGGTAACCCGATCCCGGCAATGCCAACCCTGCAGATCATCGCACGTGTCGACAGCCTGGGGATCAAGACCAACTCGGCCACCATCACCGCGTCGGACCAGAGCGACCCGGACAGCACTCCCGGTGCAGGTGCTTCCACCGAAGACGACACCGACTCCGCGACTTTGACACCCAACGCGATCGATTTGCAACTGACCAAAACGGTCACACCAACACGTCCCGAACCCGGCGACTCGATCACATACACGATCACATTGTCCAACGCCGAATCCAGCGCAGCGATTCCCATCACGACGGCGACCAACATCCAAGTCACCGACCTGCTGCCTGCCGGGCTGATTCTTCAAGACGCCCAAGTCACCGACGGCACTCATGTCGACGCCACGGGAACATGGACGGTCGATTCGCTGGCGGCAGGAGCAAGCGAAACGCTAACACTGACCTCGATTTTAGATCCCGGCCGCAGCGATCTGTTCGCGTCCATCACCAACACCGCCGAGGTCACACAAGCCGCACAGTTCGATCCCGACAGCACGCCTGACAACCAAGACGCCAGCGAAGACGATCAAGCGTCCAGCGTCATCACGCCCGCGCAAGCCGATTTGTCGCTCACCAAAACCGTCGACAATGCGAATGCGGACGTCGGCGAAAACGTGACCTTCACGATCACGGCTCGCCACGACAGCGGAGACCCATCGGGGCAGTTCATCGTCCTGGACTCGTTGCCCGCCGGACTGCAATTCGTCGAAGCCACCGCCTCGATTGGCACTTACGATGAAACCACCGGCCACTGGACCGTCCCGGAACTGGACGCTGATTCCGGCACCGCAGCTCCCTCGTTCGCAACGCTCGAAATCGTCGCAACAACACTTTCGCGAGGCACACTGACCAATTCCGCCGAGATCATCCAGGCCACGCTTCCCGATCCCGACAGCACACCGGGCAACGGATTGATCGACGAAGACGACCAAGCGGAAGCGAGCTTGCAAGCCGAACAAATCGATCTGGAACTGTTTAAAACCGTCGACAATCTCACACCAAGATTGGGCGAAACCATCCAGTACGAAATCGTCGTCCGCAACGAAGGCTTGGACACCGCAACGGGAGTCATCGTCGAAGAGAACTTGCCCGTCGGACTGACCTTCATCGATGCCACACCAACAACCGGCAGCTTCAACTCGTCCAGCGGTCTTTGGACAGTCGGCGAGTTGGCTCCCTCCGGCACCGCGACGTTGATCATCAACGCCAGCGTCAACAACAACGTGACCGCCGACTCACCGACAATCACCAACCGCACCGAAGTCATCGCGGCCGGACAAGTCGACTCGGACAGCACGCCTGACAACAACGAACCGACCGAAGACGACCAAGCCAGCGTGACCGCGCGTGTCGAGTTCATCGATTTGTCGCTGGAAAAGACCGTCGACAACCCGGCTCCCAACGTCGGCGATCGTGTCGCTTTCACAATCACATTGACCAACGATGGCGAGACCGCGACCACGCGAGACACGGCGACCAACATCGTCGTCCGCGACTTGTTGCCCGCCGGCATGACCTACGAATCGAACTCGCTCAGCGACGGTTCCTATGATTCCGACACGGGCGAATGGACCATCGATTCCTTGGCCGATGATGCCACCGCGACGTTGACCCTGTTCGCAATCGTCGACCAAGTCGGAACGCAAACCAACACCGCCGAAGTCGCATCCGTCGATCAAGACGACATCGACTCGGCGCCTGACAACAACGTCGCCGCAGAAGACGACCAAGCCAGCGCAAGCATCACCACGCCGGTGATCGATCTCTCGCTCACACAAACCGCTTCCCCCCAGCGTCCCGCGATCAACGGCGAAGTCACCTTCACGCTGACGCTTCGCAACGATGGTCCCGACGACGCGACCGGAATCATCGTTCGTGACTCGCTGCCGGATGGATACACCTTCACATCCTCTTCGCCCGCCGGTGCATTCAATTCCGCAAGCGGACTATGGACCGTCGGCGATTTGGCATCCGGTGAAGAAACCACGCTGGAACTGACCGGCACCATCGGTGACGTGGAAACACTCGAAAACCGAGCCGAAGTGATTGCTGCCGATCAAGCCGACCAAGACAGCGTTCCTGACAGTGGGTTAGATGATGGCGAAGACGACACCGCCGCCGCGATCGTCACGCTCGCTAGCGCCGACCTTTCACTGACCAAGACCGTCGACAACGCCTCGCCCAACTTTGGCGATGCGGTCACCTTCACGATCACCGTTCGCAACAGCGGCCCAGACCCAGCGACCGGAATTCGCGTCCGAGACTTCTTGCCCGACGGAATGGACCTCACCGACCAAACCACATCCGACGGCACCTACTCGGCCGTCACCGAGATCTGGATGATCGATGAAATCGCATCCGGCCAAACCGCGACACTGACATTGACCGCGAATGTGAACTCCGAATCGTTGCAAACCAACGTGGCAGAGATCATGGCCAGCGACCAACGTGACCCTGACAGCACGCCGGGCAACGGCGACGCCGATCCAGCCGAAGACGACCGAGCCTCGGTGGACGTCCAAGCACAACTGATCGATCTCGCGCTCAGCAAAACAGTTGACGGCACGCGTTTTGACTTGGACGATCCCGTCGAATTTGAATTGACCGTTTCCAACACGGGCCCGACGACAGCCACCAACGTCGAGATCGCTGACTCGTTGCCCGCCGGGCTGATCTTTGTCTCGTCATCGACCGACGACGGAGGCTACAACCCGCAGTCGGGCACTTGGTCGATCCCGAGCATCCCCAGCAACGAATCGGTCACGCTGACGCTGAACGCATCGGTCAACCAAGACGCCGTCACCGACGACATCCTTCGTGACGGCATCACCAATTTCGCGGAAGTCATCTCCGCCGACCAACCCGATCGCAACAGCGTGTTTGGAAACGGGGACGTCAACGAAGACGATGCCGACTCAGCGATTTTGATGATCGCTCGTGCCGACTTGTCGTTGAGCAAGTCCGTCGACATTTCCAACCCCAACCGCGGCGATACGATTCAGTACCTCGTCACGGTCACCAATGCCAACAACGATCCGGCAACGAACGTTGTGATCCGAGACATCTTGCCAGGTTCATTGAACTTCCAAGATGCAACGCCAACGCAGGGCACGTTCGATGCTCAAACGGGCCTGTGGACCTTGACGCAACTCGATCCCAACCAATCTGCGACACTGCAAATCAACGCCTTCGTTGAACAGTCCGGTGCGGTGACCAACGTTGCCGAGATCATCGAGTCCGATCAAATCGATCCCGACAGCACACCGGGCAACGCCGATGGCGACGAAGACGACCTGGCATCCGTCGAAGTCACACCTCAAGTCGTCGACGTCAGCGTCACCGCGGCGGTGGATAACCTGGAACCCGAGGTCGACGACATCATCACGATCACCTTGACGGCGGCCAATGCCGACAGCGTTTCCGATGCCACCGGCGTTGTGATTGAATCGTTGCTGCCCGATGGATTGACGCTGGCACCACCGGCTTCACCGCAGCAAGGATCTTATGACCCAGCGACGGGTCAGTGGAACATCGGCCCCTTGGCGTCCGGTGCAAGCGTCCAATTGGTTTTGACCGCACGCGTCGACACTCGCGGGTTGAAAACATTGAACGCCGAAGTCACCCAGACCGATCAGTTCGATGTCGACAGTGTGCCAGGGAATGGAGATCCAGACGAGGACGACCAAATCGCACTCGAGATCCGAGCCCCACGTGTCCTATCCAAGCGGTTGTTTTTGTCTCGCTGA
- a CDS encoding metallophosphoesterase family protein codes for MSHRRILHAADIHLDSPLQKLDAYEDAPVDEIREASRRALENMTDLAIEERVDLVVIAGDLYDGDWPDQNTGLFFVKQATRLVNHEIHVAVIRGNHDAANKMTSNLPLPKNPDGSDILLSEKKVDQRVLEDLGIVIHGRSYAKRAETGDMAAEYPGPTGGMFNLGILHTGLSGLDGHDPYAPCSPQQLADKGYDYWALGHIHLRGEHQIEGTAPVVFSGNIQGRHIRESGPKGCIIVDVDSRNQTQRRFVPLDVVRFETFDANASEWSHTDELMDAYEAWMNDQLQQVEDRLLVTRVILSGESPLHHQWMREQSNLEASLRATSVTHGHGQVWLERLKVKTSAEVDRSHTEQHDANQEGPLHSILSVVEELKSDNADLEWLNNEISPLLKKLPTEFSGDQAPIRLDDPEERHEWIEAATTELLARLQGGKR; via the coding sequence TTGAGTCACCGCCGCATCCTTCACGCCGCCGACATTCATCTGGACAGCCCCCTGCAGAAACTCGACGCCTACGAAGACGCTCCCGTCGACGAAATTCGCGAGGCATCGCGGCGTGCCCTCGAGAACATGACCGACTTGGCGATCGAAGAACGAGTCGACTTGGTCGTTATCGCAGGCGACCTCTACGACGGCGATTGGCCTGACCAAAACACGGGTCTGTTCTTTGTCAAACAAGCCACCCGGTTGGTCAACCATGAAATTCACGTCGCCGTCATCCGAGGCAATCACGACGCCGCCAATAAGATGACGTCGAACCTGCCGCTGCCAAAGAACCCCGACGGATCCGACATCCTGTTGAGCGAAAAGAAGGTCGACCAACGGGTGCTCGAAGACCTCGGCATCGTCATCCACGGCCGGTCGTATGCCAAACGAGCCGAAACCGGGGACATGGCCGCCGAGTACCCCGGGCCAACCGGCGGCATGTTCAACCTCGGCATCCTGCACACGGGATTGTCAGGCTTGGACGGTCATGATCCGTACGCTCCCTGTTCCCCCCAACAACTCGCTGACAAAGGCTACGACTACTGGGCTCTCGGACACATTCACTTGCGCGGCGAGCATCAAATCGAAGGCACCGCCCCGGTCGTCTTCAGCGGCAACATCCAAGGCCGACACATTCGCGAATCGGGACCGAAAGGTTGCATCATCGTCGACGTTGACTCTCGCAACCAAACCCAGCGCCGATTCGTCCCACTCGATGTCGTTCGATTTGAAACGTTCGATGCCAACGCAAGCGAATGGTCGCACACCGATGAATTGATGGACGCCTACGAAGCTTGGATGAACGACCAACTGCAACAGGTCGAAGATCGGTTGCTGGTCACGCGAGTCATCTTGTCCGGCGAGTCACCACTGCATCACCAATGGATGCGGGAACAATCCAATCTGGAAGCGTCGCTGCGAGCCACTTCGGTCACCCACGGCCACGGACAGGTTTGGCTGGAACGGTTGAAGGTCAAAACCTCGGCCGAAGTCGATCGTTCACACACCGAACAACACGATGCAAACCAGGAGGGCCCGCTGCACAGCATCCTGTCCGTTGTCGAAGAATTGAAATCCGACAACGCAGACTTGGAATGGTTGAACAACGAAATCTCGCCATTGCTGAAGAAACTGCCAACCGAATTCAGCGGCGACCAAGCCCCCATTCGCCTCGACGATCCCGAAGAACGTCACGAATGGATCGAAGCGGCAACCACAGAGCTGCTCGCCCGACTGCAAGGAGGCAAACGATGA
- a CDS encoding YhaN family protein, with amino-acid sequence MIIERLDLIAFGHITDRSLDLSAGPNRFHLIVGPNESGKSTSLRAISSWLFGMATRADDAFLHPAAKLRVGGRLTTHSSDGTSTEKVLECIRRRGRKNTLRGADDQTEIADSELAQMLGGIDEPTFRSRFGLSHEELLLGGEQILRGEGELGEILFSAGAGIGRLREIYEQLDSEASERFKRTGKTPTINNILQELDEMRRRLREAQVPPAEFSDLQKQLAEKEQQIQGWREESQSLAQQIAQLKSAEQALPLIPRWKTATQELASVQDAPMLSDDFPDRRREWEQEQKSTTRLLQTLQQNHVDLTEQLKQLGNDESIGLFEDEILALYRELPGREKAEIEKETLQQSLAALEREMRSQLHDLAFAEVPPASAQQATDSDALTQQVDSLQISESQRAKIQRLASEYEKLVQQRDDASDQLDQAKRELTMAEEALAESNAPTQFQLLDRTLDEMGAPERWIEAARREQSQVEKLARECQTIHRRLKLDSNGDDDAIQFAVELSLPTQSQLTDLTQALDRAGKDVMLSQQRGQELQQALANAEEKLTSLNADTGDLPTPEDLRDARQHRDEIIDAMKQNADSYSADQWAAQLAAAELAIHRADSLADVFQSQHELIYRRQAAQNNLDQLRRQSSEHDAALAAAQDSLTKAQENWQAIWQAAGIPASDPDAMRTWMSDHQKLIEHFAELQTAIAERDQSHAQLRQAISRLQQALESEGSDNSSEDSLEQTSTTLSRLHDVALTQRAEQAQQLKLREQRENKRDECRTEIPGLESKLQRRQSALDAWDQQWDELTASLKLTSKPAPQDALSMMDSITQLIGQKKQRDDISLRIDSISKETDAFVRRAVRLHDSLASPKADSESSTNPSVDTAGLTELAETINSAHERLQREQRARSARDEVQQQLRQRERELADANEQLERLTITQQQLCDEAHCSAPEELGEVEERSRRRILAQSKVEDLQSQLDHWASGQDRESFVESLRDQQPAMIVEELKQLTDKKDELDERLSASQKELWSLNQKLGAIDGSSEASKLSQHMQFSLGKLQRESEEYIRLRLAASILQRAMEHYRNQNQEPVLREAESFFATLTCDEYQSLRVDYGDSDKPSLFGVRDGVEVPANRMSTGTADALYLALRLASLKHQLAHANAIPLIIDDCLIQLDDRRAAAALKVFSDLSTTTQVILFTHHDHLVDLASETLPENGYHVHRLGENNSPASASSAKPAASATKPKKKAARKKTAPKASPKKPDANLTPPDTLFDVFSP; translated from the coding sequence ATGATCATTGAACGCTTGGACTTGATCGCCTTTGGCCACATCACCGACCGCAGCCTCGATCTTTCCGCCGGTCCCAACCGATTCCACTTGATCGTTGGCCCCAACGAATCCGGAAAATCAACCAGCCTACGAGCCATCTCGTCTTGGTTGTTCGGCATGGCCACTCGAGCCGATGATGCCTTCCTGCATCCCGCAGCGAAACTTCGTGTTGGTGGACGCCTGACGACACACTCCAGCGACGGAACCAGCACTGAAAAAGTTCTCGAGTGCATTCGACGTCGAGGTCGCAAAAACACGCTGCGTGGTGCAGACGACCAAACTGAAATCGCTGACTCCGAATTGGCCCAAATGCTCGGCGGCATCGACGAACCGACCTTCCGCTCGCGATTTGGTTTGTCGCACGAAGAGCTGCTACTTGGCGGCGAACAAATATTGCGAGGCGAAGGTGAACTCGGCGAAATCCTGTTCTCAGCTGGAGCCGGCATCGGGCGTCTTCGCGAAATTTATGAACAGCTTGATTCCGAAGCCAGTGAACGCTTCAAACGCACCGGCAAGACACCCACGATCAACAACATCCTGCAAGAACTCGACGAGATGCGTCGTCGGCTGCGCGAAGCTCAAGTCCCACCGGCTGAGTTCTCCGACTTGCAAAAGCAACTGGCTGAAAAAGAACAGCAAATCCAAGGCTGGCGTGAAGAGTCCCAATCGCTCGCTCAACAAATCGCTCAACTGAAGTCGGCCGAACAAGCCTTGCCGTTGATCCCTCGTTGGAAAACGGCGACGCAAGAATTAGCCAGCGTGCAAGACGCGCCCATGCTTTCGGATGACTTCCCGGATCGACGACGCGAATGGGAACAAGAACAGAAATCGACGACCCGTCTGCTGCAAACCTTGCAACAAAACCATGTCGATTTGACGGAGCAACTGAAGCAACTCGGAAACGATGAATCCATCGGACTCTTCGAGGATGAAATCCTCGCGTTGTATCGCGAACTTCCCGGTCGTGAAAAAGCCGAAATCGAAAAAGAAACCCTGCAACAATCGCTGGCGGCCCTTGAACGAGAGATGCGATCGCAGCTCCATGACTTGGCCTTCGCTGAAGTCCCCCCCGCATCTGCACAGCAGGCAACCGATTCTGATGCGTTGACACAACAAGTGGACTCGCTGCAAATCAGTGAGTCGCAACGGGCCAAAATCCAACGATTGGCGAGCGAATACGAAAAACTGGTTCAACAACGCGATGACGCCTCGGATCAGCTCGATCAAGCCAAACGGGAACTGACAATGGCCGAGGAGGCATTGGCCGAGTCCAACGCGCCAACGCAGTTCCAATTGCTCGACCGTACGCTCGATGAGATGGGTGCCCCGGAACGCTGGATCGAAGCCGCCCGCCGAGAACAATCGCAAGTCGAAAAACTGGCTCGCGAATGCCAAACCATTCATCGGCGATTAAAACTCGACTCGAACGGCGATGACGATGCGATTCAATTCGCTGTCGAGCTGTCGCTGCCGACGCAGTCACAGCTGACGGATCTGACGCAAGCACTCGACCGGGCTGGCAAAGACGTCATGTTGAGCCAGCAACGTGGTCAGGAACTTCAACAAGCCCTCGCCAACGCGGAAGAAAAGCTCACCTCGTTGAACGCGGACACGGGGGACCTCCCAACGCCCGAAGATCTTCGCGACGCTCGTCAGCACCGCGACGAAATCATCGATGCGATGAAGCAGAACGCGGATTCATACTCCGCCGACCAATGGGCCGCACAGCTTGCTGCAGCCGAACTGGCAATCCATCGAGCCGACTCGCTCGCGGACGTCTTCCAGTCGCAACACGAATTGATCTACCGACGACAAGCCGCTCAGAACAACCTGGACCAACTGCGTCGACAATCTTCCGAACACGACGCCGCGCTGGCCGCCGCGCAAGACTCCCTGACAAAGGCTCAAGAGAACTGGCAAGCCATTTGGCAAGCGGCTGGCATCCCAGCAAGTGATCCCGATGCGATGCGAACCTGGATGTCGGATCATCAAAAATTGATCGAACACTTTGCGGAGTTGCAAACCGCAATTGCCGAACGCGATCAATCGCACGCTCAACTTCGACAAGCCATTTCGCGTCTGCAACAAGCGTTGGAAAGTGAAGGCTCCGACAACTCGTCCGAGGATTCACTCGAACAAACCAGCACCACTCTTTCGCGTCTGCATGACGTGGCGTTGACCCAACGTGCGGAGCAGGCTCAACAACTCAAACTTCGCGAACAACGCGAGAACAAACGCGACGAATGCAGAACCGAGATCCCCGGCTTGGAATCCAAGCTGCAACGTCGACAGAGCGCATTGGACGCTTGGGACCAACAGTGGGACGAACTCACCGCGTCGCTCAAACTGACATCCAAACCCGCTCCGCAAGACGCGTTGTCGATGATGGATTCGATCACGCAGCTGATCGGTCAAAAGAAGCAACGAGACGACATTTCACTTCGCATCGATTCGATCAGCAAAGAAACCGATGCCTTTGTCCGAAGAGCGGTTCGGCTACATGATTCCTTGGCCTCGCCAAAGGCCGACTCAGAATCCTCAACCAATCCATCAGTCGACACCGCCGGCTTGACCGAGTTGGCTGAAACAATCAACTCGGCACACGAACGTTTGCAACGGGAACAACGTGCTCGCAGCGCTCGCGACGAAGTCCAACAGCAACTCCGCCAACGCGAACGCGAACTCGCGGATGCCAACGAGCAGTTGGAACGACTCACGATAACGCAGCAACAACTCTGCGACGAAGCCCATTGTTCCGCCCCGGAGGAGCTGGGCGAAGTGGAAGAACGCAGTCGTCGACGCATCCTCGCCCAATCCAAAGTAGAAGACTTGCAATCCCAGTTGGATCATTGGGCGAGTGGTCAAGATCGCGAATCGTTCGTTGAATCTTTGCGGGACCAGCAGCCCGCCATGATCGTCGAAGAACTGAAACAGCTGACTGATAAGAAAGACGAACTGGACGAAAGACTCTCGGCATCACAAAAAGAACTCTGGAGTTTGAATCAAAAACTGGGTGCCATCGATGGAAGCAGCGAGGCATCCAAGCTCTCCCAACACATGCAGTTCTCGCTCGGAAAACTCCAACGGGAATCGGAAGAGTACATCCGTCTGCGATTGGCAGCGTCGATCTTGCAACGGGCCATGGAACACTACCGCAACCAAAACCAAGAACCTGTGCTACGCGAGGCAGAATCATTTTTCGCCACGCTGACCTGCGACGAATACCAATCATTACGGGTCGACTACGGCGACAGCGACAAACCATCGCTGTTCGGTGTGCGAGACGGCGTCGAGGTGCCGGCCAATCGCATGAGCACGGGAACTGCGGATGCTCTGTATTTGGCGTTGCGATTGGCGTCGCTGAAACATCAGTTGGCCCACGCCAATGCGATCCCGCTGATCATCGACGATTGCTTGATCCAGCTTGACGATCGCCGGGCCGCTGCGGCACTCAAGGTCTTTTCGGATCTCTCCACCACCACTCAAGTCATCCTGTTCACGCACCACGATCACTTGGTCGACTTGGCATCCGAAACACTTCCCGAGAACGGATATCACGTGCACCGGCTTGGTGAAAACAACTCACCTGCCTCCGCGTCATCCGCCAAACCGGCCGCTTCAGCCACAAAACCGAAGAAGAAAGCGGCAAGAAAGAAGACGGCTCCCAAAGCATCGCCCAAAAAGCCTGATGCAAACCTCACGCCTCCCGACACACTGTTTGACGTGTTCTCACCGTGA